The Prosthecobacter vanneervenii genome segment CTCCCAGGAGGCCTTGTCTGCGGCCTCGTTGTAGGCGGCGCCCTTGCTGTTGTCGTTGCCGGCGGCCTTCTGGGTGAAGGAGTGCACAGCACCGGGGTAGCTGACGAGCTTGTAGTCCACCTTGGCGTCCTTCATCTCCTGCTCAAAGGCGGCGATGTCCTTGGCGGGCACGAAGGGGTCGTCGGCTCCGTGGAGGATGAGTACCTTGCCCTTGATGTTTTTGCCGTCGGCGGGATTGGGGGAGTCGAGGCCGCCGTGGAAGCTGACGATGCCTTTGATAAGAGCGCCGGTGCGGGCAAGCTCGATGACGCCGGTGCCGCCAAAGCAGTAGCCAATGGCTGCGACCTTGGAGACGTCGGTGTGGGCGTCCTTGTTGAGCACTTCCAGGGCGGAGAGCATGCGCTCGCGGTAGAGCTTGCGGTCAGTCTTGTACTTGCCGGCCTCCTTGCCAGCGGCAGGGGGCTGGGGGCGGATGCCTTTGCCATAGATGTCTGCGGCAAAGACGTTGTAGCCCAGCTCCGCGAGCATGCGGGCACGCATTTTCTCGTTGTCGCTGAGGCCGGTCCACTGGTGGATGATGAGGATGGAGGGGAGCTTGCCGGTTTTGGCAGAGTCCACGACGTGGAGGCCCTCGCAGAGGGTGTCTCCGGACTTGTATTCGACGACGGTTTCCTGGATCTCGGCGTGGAGCAAGCTGGTGGAAAGGAGGAGGGAGGAGATGAAAAGCAGAGCGCGGTTGGTTTTCATGGTTTGTGCGCAGTGTAAGCAGCGGGAAGCGAGTTTTCCAACTCGTTTCCCGCAAGAACTCTTGTGACGATTTTACTTGAGTTCCTGGATGCGGATATTTTTCCACATCACTTCCTTGCCCACGGCTTCCTTCTTTTTGCCGATGCCGTGCACCTGAAGGGCGATGACGCCTTCGGCGGTCATGTCGTCGGTGAAGTCGGCGGCGGGGACGCCATTGATGAAGGTCTTGATGCTGGAGCCGCGGCACTCGATGCGGGCCTGGTTCCACTCTCCCTGCTTGAAGGCCTTGCGGGCGGCTTCGTTGTTTTTGAGGTCAAAGAGCCAGCCGCGGCGGCCTTCATCATAGACGCCGCCGGTGAAGGCGCGGGGGCTGGGGTCGATTTCAAACTGGTAGCCGTGGACGCGGTCGGCGGGGAATTTCTTCTTTTTGCCAGCGATCTCGACTTCGGTTTCCTGGGTGTAGTAGTTGCTGCGGAACTGGATGCCGGAGTTCATGGAAGGATCGACCTTGAACTCGAGTTCGAGGATGAAATTGGCGTATTTTTTGGCGGTGCAGAGGAAGGAGTTGCCGGTGTCGGGGACGGTCTTGCCGACGACGGCGCCGTTTTCCACGCGGTATTCGGCCTTGCCGCTGTGCTGCTCCCATCCGGCGAGGGTCTTGCCGTCAAAGAGGGGGACGAAGGCGTCTTCGGCGCGCAGGGCGGAGGAGAGGGAGACGAGGGCGGCGGCAAGGGAAAGCAGGCGGTGGGTCATAGGAGCGATTTTAAACGGGGGGGAACGAGGGGTCTTTCTGCCCATGTTTTGGACGTGCATGGTGCCGTGCCCGTCAGGGTTGGTGGGCTAGATAAGCGCAATTTAAGACCGTATTTATTTGCTGATCAGACCAGATAAGGGGGATATTTAGTGATATGTAGGCCGTTTATCCCAGCCAGTTTCTGCCAACATCGAATGGAGAACTTTTGCTCAAACACTGGTGGAACCAGCCGCTTCTGATGAAAAAACCGCTCCCGAAAAACCCGATCAACAGCTCCCTGCAAATACGGCTGGCGAGCATTGCGATTCTGGGGCTTTTGATCGCTTTGTCTGCGGTGGCGTATTACAGCGGACGTCGAGTGGAGCGCGACAGCAACCTGATCGCGCAAGATGCGGTGCCGGGAACGATCCACGCGCACTACATGCGGATGGCGATCTCCCGGAACGTGGGCTGGGTGCTGGTGGCGGCCTCGGCGCAGACAACGGAGACGCGGGATGCCGCCTTGAAAGTGGTGCATGAGGCGGAAGAGAAGTTTGCCGATGAATTCAAAAAGTACCAAGCCACCATCAAGCTGAATCCGAAGGAGGACCATGCACTGCTGGAGCAGGTGAAGGAAAAGTCTGCGGTGTTTTTTGAAAAACGGCGGGCTTATGAAGCCTTGATTTTCAAAGGCGACCGGGATGCCAACGCCGCCTTTATGGAGCGTGAGCTGCTGCCGGTTTTCCTGCCAGCCATCACTGCAGCGGAGGATCTGATCAAATACAACCACGCCAACTGCTTTGGTTTTGCGAACTCGATCTATCGAAGCGTCAGTGATCTCTATCTGGCCGTGGCCGTGGTGGTGGGGCTGGCGCTGGCGTGCACGGCGGTGCTGGTGTTCAATCTGACCACCCGGCGCAACGAGCTGACGGAACTTCAGGAGAACGAGGAGAAGTTTTTCAAAGCGTTCAAGTCGAACCCCAGCGGGATCGCCATCACGGAGCTGGAGACGGGGAAATTTATCGAGGTGAACGACAGCTACTGCCGGATCATCGGGTATTCGCCACATGAGGTGATCGGGCATACGTCATTGGAGCTGGGGATCTGGGAAGATTCCAGCGCGCGGAGCCGGATGTTTGCGCCGCTTTTTCATGGGGGCTCCCTGCGTGACATGGAGATGAACGCGATCATGAAAGGCGGGGGGCGGAAGGCGGTGAATGTGAACTCGGACCCCATCGAGCTGGGCGGGAGGAGGTGCGTGATCTCATCGGTGGTGGACATCACGGAACGCAAGCAGCTGCAGACCCAGCAGGCGCAGCTGGCATCCATCGTGGAATCCTCTGAAGACGCGATCATCGGCAAGACGCTGGAGGGCGTCATCACGAGCTGGAACCGTGGTGCGGAGAGGATTTTTGGCTACAAGGCGGAGGAGGTGATGGGGCAGACGCTGCTGATGCTGTTTCCGCCAGAGAGACGGCATGAGGAGGAGATGATTTTGGCGCGGATCTCGCGCGGGGAGACGGTGCAGCATTTTGAGACGGTGCGCGTGCGCAAAGACGGGCAGCGGATTTTCATCTCGGCCACGATTTCGCCGTTGAGAGACAGCGATGGGAAGGTGACGGGGGCATCGAAGATCGCGCGAGACATCACGGCGCAGAAGCAGGCGGATGAGGCGCTGAGGGAAGGAGAGGCGCGCATTCGCGGCCTGGGGGACAACCTGCCCAGCGGGATGATGTACCAGCTGGACATGGGTAAAGAGGGGAAGGAGCGGAGGTTTACGTATGTGAGCGCCGGGGTGGAGAAACTGCACGAGGTCTCAGCCGAAGAGGTGCTGCGGGATGCGCAGGTGATGTATGGGCAGGTGGCCAAGGTGGACTTAACGAAGGCAATGGCGCTGGAGGCCGAGGCCCTGGCCGCCATGAAGCCTTTCAGGGCGGAGCTGCGCATGCAGATGCCGTCTGGAGCAATGAGGTGGAGCCTCTTTACCTCAGCACCGCGCCGTGCGGCCAACGGGCATGTGCTGTGGGACGGGATCGAGCTGGACATCACGGCGCAAAAGGAGGCTGACGAGATCCTGCGGCAGAAGCAGGAGCAACTGGTGCAGGCGATGGAGGTGGCGAAGCTGGCGCACTGGGAGTTTGACGTGGTGAGGAACATCGTCACGGCAGACGAGCATCTTTTCCAGATGCTGGGCACGACCTCCGAACAGGAAGGCGGGAACTCCATGCCACCTGAAGAGCATATACGGAGATTTGTGCATCCCGAGGATGCAGGGATCGTGGCGGCCGAGGTGGCTGGTGGAGTGGCGACGACCGACCCAAACTTTGCGCGGGAGTTTGAGCACCGGATCATCCGCAAGGATGGCGTGGAGCGTGCGATGCTGGTGCGCTGCCGGATCCTGATGGGAGAGGGGGGGAGAACGGGCAAGATCCTGGGGACGACGCAGGACATCACGGAGCAGAAGCAGGCTGAGCTGAAGATCCGGCAGCTGAACCGGATCTATGCGGTGCTGAGCGCGATCAACAAGATCATCGTGCATGAGAAAGAGCCGCAGGCGATGCTGACCAAGGCGTGCGAGATCGCGGTGGAGACGGGGGGCTTCCGGATGGCCTGGGTGGGAATGCATGACAGCGCCGCCAACAAGCTGAAGCCGGTGGCCTCCGCTGGCGTGGTGGAAGGGTATCTGGATCAGATCAACATCGACCTGAACGACAGTGTGCGGAGCTGCGGCCCGACGGGGCGGTGCTTCCAGACCGGGGAGCATACGGTGTGCAATGACATCGCCCAAGATGAGCGCTTGATGCCGTGGCGCGAGGCGATGGTGAATCGAGGGTACCGCTCGCTGGCCAGCTTTCCGCTGAAGACTGGCGAGAAGATGCGAGGTGTCTTCGCGCTTTATTCGGAGGAGAAGGCCTTTTTCAATGAGCAGGAGATGCTGCTGCTGGACGAGCTGGCGATGGACATCAGCTTTGCGCTGGAGGTGGGGGAGGACAATGCGCTGAGGCGGCAGGCGGAGCAGGAGCTGCGGTGGCGGACGGCCTTCTTTGAAGCGCAGGTGTACTCCGCGATCGACGGCATCCTGGTGGTGGACAGCACGGGGAGAAAGCTGCTGCAGAACCGCCGGATGAACGAGCTGTGGAAGATCCCGCCGCACATCGCGGATGATCCGGATGACGCGCCGCAGTTTCAGTTTGTGGTGGGGCGTGTGAAGGATCCGGAATATTTTGTGCAGAAGTCGGCGCATCTGAACGCGAACCCTGACGAGTCCAGCAGCGATGTGATCGAGCTGGTGGACGGCACCCTGCTGGAGAGGTACTCCGCGCCGGTGCGCGGGCGTGACGGCACGTACTACGGGCGTGTGTGGACCTTTCACGACATCACGGAGAAGAAGAAGCTGGAGCAGCAGTTTCTGCGGGCGCAGCGGATGGAGAGCATTGGGACGCTGGCCAGCGGCGTGGCGCATGACCTGAACAACATCCTGACGCCGATCATGATGTCTGTGGCGATGCTGCGGATGCCGATGCCGGATGAGAGGAGAGGGAAGCTGTGCGACACGATCGAAACGAGTGCGCAGCGCGGCGCGCAAATCATCAAGCAGGTGCTGACCTTTGGGCGCGGCTATGAGGGCGAGAAGCAGCCGCTGATGGTGGGGACGCTGATCCAGGAGATGGAGCAGATGATCCGAAGCACCTTCCCGAAAAACATCCGGCTGGAGACCGAGTGTGCGCCGGACCTGCGGATGGTGCTGGGGGACGCCACGCAAATGCACCAAGTGCTGCTGAACCTGTGCGTGAATGCGCGCGATGCCATGCCGGATGGCGGGAGGCTGCGGCTGAGCGCGGCGAACCTGGACATCGACGTCAGCTTTGCGAGCATGCTGCCGGAACTGACGCCGGGTGCCTATGTGCTGGTGAAGGTGAGCGATTCAGGCTGCGGCATGCCACAGGAAGTTATCGAGCGCATTTTTGACCCGTTTTTCACCACCAAGGGGCTGGGCAAGGGCTCGGGGCTGGGGCTTTCTACGGTGCATGGCATCGTGAAGAGCCACGGTGGCATGCTCAAGGTGGAGAGCACCCAAGGGGAGGGGACGACCTTCCAGATCTATCTGCCAGCGGATGTGCAGCAGGAGGAAAAGGCAGATGCCGTAGCAGACACCGCACCGCCTGCCGGCCACGGTGAGCTGGTGCTGGTGGTGGATGACGAGCCTGTGATCACGAACGCGGCGAGGGCGGTGCTGGAGGCCCATGGCTACCGTGTGCTGGTGGCCAAAGACGGGGTGGAGGGCATCGACACCTTTTCAAAAAACATGAACGAGGTGGCCGTGGTGCTGACGGATGTGATGATGCCGGTGATGGATGGCGTGCTCTTTGTGCGGACGCTGCGGAAGCTGAGCCCGAAGGTGCCGGTGATCGCCTCCACGGGGGTGGCGGAGGCAGGGCATCTGGACCAGTTGAGTGCGCTGCGCGTGGAGCATGTGCTGTGCAAGCCGTACAATGCCTCCACGCTCCTGCACACGATCCACGGGGTGCTGCACCCTGCGGCCTAGGCGGAGCTGTGGATTGCCGGGGGGTGAATCAAGAAAAGGCACGCGGGGGTCACAAAGGATGTCCGGTTTTGGCTCGCACTGCGGGATGAATCCGCTACAAGATCGGCAACCGGTCTCCCCATTTCCCAACCCCAACCATGAAGCGCTACTCTCTCGGAATCGACTACGGCACGAACTCCTGCCGCTCCCTGCTCATCGACCTCGACAACGGTGCGGAGGTGGGATCGACGGTTTTTAATTATCCGAGCGGGGAGATGGGCATCCTGCTGGACGAGAAGAATCCGCATGTGGCGAGGCAGAATCCGCAGGACTACCTGGACGGGCTGGAGGCGGTGACGCGCGGTGCGCTGCAGCAGGCGCGGGAGAAGGTGCCGGGCTTTGATGCGGCGCAGGTGGTGGGCATCGGCATCGACACGACCGGGAGCACGCCCATCCCGGTGAACAAGGAAGGCACGCCGCTGGGGCTGCTGCCGGAATTTAAAAACAACCTGAACGCGATGGTGTGGCTGTGGAAGGACCACACGGGCTACGCGGAGGCGGCGGAGATCACGAAGCTGGCGCATGAGATGCGGCCCAACATCATCGCCAAGTGCGGGGGCATCTACTCCAGCGAGTGGTGGTGGAGCAAGATCCTGCGGCTGCGCCGTGCGGACCCGGCGGTGTTTGCGGCGGCGTACAGTTTTGTGGAGCACTGCGACTGGATCCCTGCGGTGCTGACGGGGAACACGGACCCGCTGACGCTGAAGCGCGGCGTGTGCAGCGCGGGACACAAGGCGATGTACAGCGCGGAGTGGGGCGGGCTGCCGGACAAGGAGTTTCTGGCGAAGCTGGACCCGGCGCTGGCGGACCTGCGCGACCGTTTGTATGAGGTGGCCCATACTGCGGATGTGAAGGCGGGAGATCTGTGCGCGGAGTGGGCGCAGCGGCTGGGGCTGAAGGCGGGAATCGCCGTGAGTGTGGGTGCCTTTGATGCGCACATGGGCGCGGTGGGCGCGGGGATCAAGGAGGGGACGCTGGTGAAGATTTTGGGCACGAGCACGTGCGATCTCATGATCGCGCCGACAAGCAAGCCGCTGGCGGACGTGCCGGGCGTTTGCGGCATTGTGAATGGATCGGTGCTGCCGGGGTATTACGGGATCGAGGCC includes the following:
- a CDS encoding dienelactone hydrolase family protein, whose protein sequence is MKTNRALLFISSLLLSTSLLHAEIQETVVEYKSGDTLCEGLHVVDSAKTGKLPSILIIHQWTGLSDNEKMRARMLAELGYNVFAADIYGKGIRPQPPAAGKEAGKYKTDRKLYRERMLSALEVLNKDAHTDVSKVAAIGYCFGGTGVIELARTGALIKGIVSFHGGLDSPNPADGKNIKGKVLILHGADDPFVPAKDIAAFEQEMKDAKVDYKLVSYPGAVHSFTQKAAGNDNSKGAAYNEAADKASWEEMKAFFGRIFNTQG
- a CDS encoding 3-keto-disaccharide hydrolase, producing the protein MTHRLLSLAAALVSLSSALRAEDAFVPLFDGKTLAGWEQHSGKAEYRVENGAVVGKTVPDTGNSFLCTAKKYANFILELEFKVDPSMNSGIQFRSNYYTQETEVEIAGKKKKFPADRVHGYQFEIDPSPRAFTGGVYDEGRRGWLFDLKNNEAARKAFKQGEWNQARIECRGSSIKTFINGVPAADFTDDMTAEGVIALQVHGIGKKKEAVGKEVMWKNIRIQELK
- a CDS encoding PAS domain S-box protein, whose protein sequence is MKKPLPKNPINSSLQIRLASIAILGLLIALSAVAYYSGRRVERDSNLIAQDAVPGTIHAHYMRMAISRNVGWVLVAASAQTTETRDAALKVVHEAEEKFADEFKKYQATIKLNPKEDHALLEQVKEKSAVFFEKRRAYEALIFKGDRDANAAFMERELLPVFLPAITAAEDLIKYNHANCFGFANSIYRSVSDLYLAVAVVVGLALACTAVLVFNLTTRRNELTELQENEEKFFKAFKSNPSGIAITELETGKFIEVNDSYCRIIGYSPHEVIGHTSLELGIWEDSSARSRMFAPLFHGGSLRDMEMNAIMKGGGRKAVNVNSDPIELGGRRCVISSVVDITERKQLQTQQAQLASIVESSEDAIIGKTLEGVITSWNRGAERIFGYKAEEVMGQTLLMLFPPERRHEEEMILARISRGETVQHFETVRVRKDGQRIFISATISPLRDSDGKVTGASKIARDITAQKQADEALREGEARIRGLGDNLPSGMMYQLDMGKEGKERRFTYVSAGVEKLHEVSAEEVLRDAQVMYGQVAKVDLTKAMALEAEALAAMKPFRAELRMQMPSGAMRWSLFTSAPRRAANGHVLWDGIELDITAQKEADEILRQKQEQLVQAMEVAKLAHWEFDVVRNIVTADEHLFQMLGTTSEQEGGNSMPPEEHIRRFVHPEDAGIVAAEVAGGVATTDPNFAREFEHRIIRKDGVERAMLVRCRILMGEGGRTGKILGTTQDITEQKQAELKIRQLNRIYAVLSAINKIIVHEKEPQAMLTKACEIAVETGGFRMAWVGMHDSAANKLKPVASAGVVEGYLDQINIDLNDSVRSCGPTGRCFQTGEHTVCNDIAQDERLMPWREAMVNRGYRSLASFPLKTGEKMRGVFALYSEEKAFFNEQEMLLLDELAMDISFALEVGEDNALRRQAEQELRWRTAFFEAQVYSAIDGILVVDSTGRKLLQNRRMNELWKIPPHIADDPDDAPQFQFVVGRVKDPEYFVQKSAHLNANPDESSSDVIELVDGTLLERYSAPVRGRDGTYYGRVWTFHDITEKKKLEQQFLRAQRMESIGTLASGVAHDLNNILTPIMMSVAMLRMPMPDERRGKLCDTIETSAQRGAQIIKQVLTFGRGYEGEKQPLMVGTLIQEMEQMIRSTFPKNIRLETECAPDLRMVLGDATQMHQVLLNLCVNARDAMPDGGRLRLSAANLDIDVSFASMLPELTPGAYVLVKVSDSGCGMPQEVIERIFDPFFTTKGLGKGSGLGLSTVHGIVKSHGGMLKVESTQGEGTTFQIYLPADVQQEEKADAVADTAPPAGHGELVLVVDDEPVITNAARAVLEAHGYRVLVAKDGVEGIDTFSKNMNEVAVVLTDVMMPVMDGVLFVRTLRKLSPKVPVIASTGVAEAGHLDQLSALRVEHVLCKPYNASTLLHTIHGVLHPAA
- a CDS encoding ribulokinase, producing MKRYSLGIDYGTNSCRSLLIDLDNGAEVGSTVFNYPSGEMGILLDEKNPHVARQNPQDYLDGLEAVTRGALQQAREKVPGFDAAQVVGIGIDTTGSTPIPVNKEGTPLGLLPEFKNNLNAMVWLWKDHTGYAEAAEITKLAHEMRPNIIAKCGGIYSSEWWWSKILRLRRADPAVFAAAYSFVEHCDWIPAVLTGNTDPLTLKRGVCSAGHKAMYSAEWGGLPDKEFLAKLDPALADLRDRLYEVAHTADVKAGDLCAEWAQRLGLKAGIAVSVGAFDAHMGAVGAGIKEGTLVKILGTSTCDLMIAPTSKPLADVPGVCGIVNGSVLPGYYGIEAGQSAVGDIFLWFVNHLVPDSYGASVGEKFVNMEKAMAGQKPGATGLLALDWNNGNRTILVDVRLTGLLLGQTLHTEAHEIYRAYIEATAFGALTIIKRVEEYGVKVEEVINTGGLSIKNATLMQCYADIIGKPMKVSQSEQTCALGAAIFGAAAAGAGEVGALQAKVTATREKVYYPIPENQAVYAELYALYRTLHDAFGTAEWSGKINHVMKDLLDIRARQS